A single Musa acuminata AAA Group cultivar baxijiao chromosome BXJ2-1, Cavendish_Baxijiao_AAA, whole genome shotgun sequence DNA region contains:
- the LOC103972901 gene encoding calcium-binding protein CBP, with translation MSNFDLLCVTERLFLLPCPPSIVQVQMSGYPPGSGYPHYGAPPANPYGVPPPYGAAPPSPYVSAPPYAPSAPPAGEKPPKEGKTHGYGGYGQPGYYGQPPPASSAPPPPPSGAYGGSPFAALMPSAFPPGTDPNVVACFQAADRDGSGFIDDKELQQALSSYNQSFSLRTVHLLMYLFTSSNVRKIGPKEFTSVFYSLQNWRAIFEAFDRDRSGKIDTMELREALRSLGFSVSPAVLDLLVTKFDKSGGKSKAIEYDNFIECCLTVKGLTEKFKEKDTKYSGSATFTYESFMLTVLPFLIA, from the exons ATGTCTAACTTCGATCTGCTTTGCGTTACCGAACGGCTCTTCCTCCTTCCCTGCCCTCCTTCCATCGTCCAAGTCCAAATGTCAGGCTATCCTCCCGGCTCCGGTTACCCCCACTACGGTGCTCCCCCGGCAAACCCTTACGGCGTCCCTCCGCCTTACGGCGCGGCACCGCCGTCGCCCTACGTCTCCGCCCCGCCCTACGCGCCGTCGGCGCCGCCGGCGGGCGAGAAGCCCCCAAAGGAAGGGAAGACTCACGGTTACGGAGGCTACGGGCAACCCGGGTACTACGGCCAGCCTCCTCCGGCTTCGtcggcgccgccgcctcctccttcaGGTGCGTATGGTGGCAGCCCGTTTGCGGCGCTGATGCCGTCGGCGTTCCCGCCGGGGACGGACCCGAACGTCGTGGCGTGCTTCCAGGCGGCAGATCGCGACGGCAGCGGGTTTATCGATGACAAGGAGCTGCAACAGGCGCTGTCGTCCTACAACCAGAGCTTCAGCCTGAGGACCGTCCATCTCCTCATGTACCTCTTCACCTCCTCTAACGTCCGTAAGATTG GACCAAAAGAGTTCACCTCAGTTTTCTACAGCCTTCAAAACTGGAGG GCTATCTTTGAAGCGTTTGATCGTGATCGGAGTGGAAAAATTGACACTATGGAGCTTCGTGAGGCTCTTCGGAGCCTTGGTTTTTCTGTTTCCCCAGCAGTCCTGGACTTGCTTGTGACCAAGTTTGACAAATCCGGAGGCAAAAGCAAAGCTATTGAATACGACAACTTCATCGA GTGCTGCCTCACAGTCAAG GGGCTGACAGAAAAGTTCAAGGAAAAGGACACCAAGTATTCAGGGTCTGCAACTTTCACCTACGAGTCCTTCATGTTAACCGTGTTGCCCTTTCTAATTGCATAG